A window of Desulfobacterales bacterium genomic DNA:
GAATCTGTGGGGCCTGCTGCCGCTGATGGCGGTGGCCCTTTTCAGCAGCATATTTTATGTCGCCCCTCCCGTGCGTTACGGGTACCACGGGCTGGGGGAAGTATCGGTGGCCGTGAACATGGGTCCGGTCATGGTGCTGGGCACCAGCTGGGTCATTTCGGAAAACCCGTCATGGCTGCCGGTAATCGTCTCGATTCCGGTCGGGTTGATGGTGGCATCGATTTTATATTATCAGAGCCTGCCGGACATGAAAACCGACGCCGCCGCCGGCAAACGCACCCTGGCCGTACGACTGGGCAAAAAATGGGCCTGCCGGGGACTCATCTTTCAATGGATAGCGGTATACGGCAGCATCATCCTGCTGACCGCATCAGGCACCGTATCGCGGATCAGCCTGATCAGCCTGGCAACCCTCCCGCTGCTGATCAAAATAACGCGCCTCATCCGTCAGACCCATGACTGGGTCGAGCTGGATACCCACGGGAAATACGTCCGCATTTTATATCTGATCAATGGCTTGATCATCATTGCGGGGCTGTTAAAAAAACAGCTTTGAGTGCCAGGAGATTAAAACAGCCCCGTGACCTTTCCTGTTTCCGTATTCACATCGACTCTTCGAAACGCCGGGTTGGAGCCGGTTCCCGGCATCAGGCTGATATCCCAGGTGCAGGGGCACAGGAACCTGGCGCCCGAATAGACGAGCACATCGCGAATGGGCAGTATCCATCCTTTGGGGACTCCCTTGAGTTTTGGATTATGGCTCAGACTCAGATGGGTTTTTACCATCAGGGTGGCGTAATCATCGTATCGGGAATCGCTTTCGAGGCTTCTGGCCTTGGCCTCGGCATCCGGACTCCAGGAAACGCCGTCGGCCCCGTAGATTTCCCTGGCAATCAGCTGGACCCGGTCTCGCAGTTTCATCTCTTTCGGGTACAGAAACTTGAAATCATTTCCGTCATTGCAGGCATCGATCACTGCATCGGCCAGCTCAAGGGCCCCGTCTCCGCCATGCTCCCAGTGGGTGGATTTGGCGCAGCGGGCGCCGGCCGATTCGGCCGCATCCTTCACCAGCCGGATTTCATCCGGCGTATCGGTATGAAAGCAGTTGATGCACACCACCGGATTGATGCCGGATTTTCGGATGGTATGGATGTGATGGATCATGTTTTCAAGGCCTTTTTCAAGCAGGCCCAGATCTTCCCTGACGTAGGCTTCGGGCAGGGCAAGGCCGGAAACCACGGCAGGGCCTCCGCCGTGCATTTTGAGCGCCCGGATCGTTGTCGTGAGCACGGAGACATTGGGCGTCAATCCGCTCAGGCGGCATTTGACATTCCAGAATTTTTCAAACCCGATATCAGCGGCAAACCCGCTTTCCGTCACATGATAGTCATGCATTTTCAACCCGATCCGATCGGCGATGATCGAGGACTGTCCGATGGCGATATTGGCAAACGGACCGGCATGGACCATGCACGGCTGGTATTCGACCGTACTCATCAGGGTGGGGTTGATGGTCTTTCTCATCCAGGCCGTCATGGCGCCGCCCACTTCCAGATCCCCGGTGGTCACGGGATTTCCGGACTTGTCAAACGCGACCGTGATCTCATCGAGACGCTTTCTCAGATCAGCCAGATCCTTGGCCACCGCGAGGATTGCCATGCATTCGGAAGCCGGGGCAATATCAAACCGGGACTGCATGGTAAACCCGTCATAGCGGCCGCCGATACCTATAACGACATTTCTCAGGGCCTGTGCGCAATAATCGATGACCCAGCCCATTTCCACCCGGGTCGGATCGATATTAAGCCGGCGCATGCCGGTGAGCCGCTGAAGCTGCTCGTCATTGTAATTTCGCTCATGCTGCATCCGGGCCGTCATAGCGACCATGGCCAGATTGTGGGCATTCATGATATCGTTCATATCATTGGTCAGCCCCAGAGAAAAATCGGTCATCGGGATCAACAGCGCATTGCCTCCGCCTGCGGCCGTTCCTTTCACATTCATGGTCGGCCCGCCGGACGGCTGTCTCAATGCCCCGCCCACGTTCATGCCCCGCTTGCCCAGCCCTTCGATCAGGCCGATGGACGTGGTACTTTTTCCCTCACCCAGCGGTGTGGGGGTAACGGCCGTGACCTCGATATATTTTCCGTTGGGTTTATCCTTGAGACGGTTGATGATCTTCATGAAATCGAGCTTGCACAGTCGCCCCATCGGCAGAATTTCATCCTTTTCCAGCCCGAGCCGGTCCCGCCACTCATCCGGCATGGGCATATGTTCTTCCGCCGCTTCCGATATCTGCCAGTCTTCCATTTCCAGCGCATTGTAAGCCATGAGCCTTAACTTCCTTTTGGATTAAGTCAATTCAACCATCCGACATTCATGCCATATAAGGATCACGGAAGGAATAAATTCCGCCCCTGACCCTAAGCCGAACTTGCAAAAAAAATGGTTACCATGGGGGATTGGATTTGACAAGGGATAAGAGCGAAGGACTACGGACTGAGTGCTGAGGACTGAGTAAAAAAAGCTGTGAAGGTATGGGGTTCAGGGTATAAGGTATAAGGTGCAAGCAGTTGGAATAAACGGCATAAAGTCCTAAAAAAAATCCAGGCCATAAAACTCAGCCCTCAGTCCTCTGACTCCTGCCTCTCTACTACCGGTCTGACACAGGGGTCCGCCCCTACGCTCTGGACGCAGCCCCATGTTTTTATTATTTCTGCCTACTGCTTATGACCTACTCTTTCCGACCTCTGACCTCTGCCCCCCCATACCTGGTGAAGTTCATAGTAAAACCCTTTGCGGTCCATCAGCTCATCATGGGTTCCGCTTTCGACAATGGTTCCATGGTTTAACACCAGGATGGTATCGGCATGACGGACGGTGGACAGACGGTGGGCGACGACTAAGGCGGTGCGGTGGTTCATCAGGTTGGCCATAGCGGTCTGGATGGTCTGTTCGGTTTCCGAATCGATGTAGGAGGTGGCCTCATCCAGAATGATAAGTTCCGGATCACAGGCAAAGGCCCTGGCAATGGATATCAGCTGGCGCTCACCGCTGGAAATCGATGCCCCGCCCTCTGACAGAACCGTATCCAGCCCTTCGGGCAGCCGATCGATCAGGGCATCACAGCTGGCGGCAGTGAGGATCTCCTTCATTTTCAAATCCGATACCTGACAGTTTCCCTTCAGGATGTTGTTCCGGATGGTTCCTGAAAACAGGACCGGGTCCTGTGTCACCAGCGCCATCAACGAACGAACGGCGGACGGGTGCATGGCGCTGATATCCTGTCCATTGATCAGGATACGGCCTGAATCCGGTTCATAAAACCGGGCCATCAAATTAATAATCGTGGTCTTCCCGGAACCGGTGGATCCGACAATGGCAACGGTATCGCCTTTTTTCATGGAAAAGGTAACGGATTTGAGCACCGGTTCATCCGGGGTATAACCAAACGTGACGTTCTCAAACCGGATATCGGTTATGAGGCCGGGCGGTGCATCCGGCGCATTTGAAACCACGACCGCCCCCTCCTGCGCATCGAACATCATAAAGATTCGTTCGGCCGATGCCATGGCATTTTGCATGATGTTATATTTTTCGGAGATATCCCGTATGGGCCGGAAAAACATTTTCATATAGGATATAAAGGCAACCAGCGCGCCCAGACTGATCTGGTCCGAAAGGACGCTTGTCCCGCCGTAAAAGATGATCAGCGCCAGCACCGTCGAACCCAGAATTTCGATCACCGGCATCAGCACGGCAAACAGCCGGATCTGCCTCATGCCGGCCAGAAAACAGTCATGGTTGAGCCGGTTGAAATTGCGGCGGTTCCGATTTTCCTGCATGAACAGCTGAATCACTTTCAGCCCTCCGATGCTTTCTGAAAACCGGGTATTGATCTCGGCGATTTTCACCCGAAGTATCCGGAAAACGTCACGGGAATGGCGGGCAAAATAAACCGAGGCCCATCCGACCAGTGGCAGCACCGAAAACGAAACCAGCGCCAGCTTCCAGTTGAGTCCGATCAAAACCGCGGCAATGCCGATCAGCAGAAACAGGTCCTTGAACACGAACACGATCACCGATGTAAACAGCTCATGCATATTCTGGACATCGCTGGTCACCCGCGTCACCAGCCGGCCGACCGGATGCCGGGTAAAAAAGCTCATGGGCTGGTCCTGGATATGCGTAAACAGCCGGACCCTGAGTTCATGGAGCATATTCTGACCGGCGTATTCCATCATGACCACCTGAATAAAATTCAAGCCAAAGTTGAGCAGGACAATGCCGAGAAACACGGCGGCTGTCATAGCAAGCCCTGAAAGGTCAGGGGCTCTCAGCCTGGCCGTATCCTCTCTGGAAAGCGCCGGCAGCTGCCGAAATAAAATGGACGCGGTTGCCCCATCGGTCTGAAAAAGTGCGGGGTATTTTTCGACAACGGACCGAATCGATGCATCATTCAAATCGACAACCAGGCGTCTGACCTCAGCATCTGTTGACCCCGGTGAGCCGATCTGACCGATTTGTGACCGTGGCACGATGTACCGGTCAATCGCGATTTTCGTAAGATAGGGAAGCGCCAGATCCAGCAGGGTCATGCACATGACAATCGCGATCGCGTAGAAAATCCATCTGCGGTAGGGTCTGGAAAACGGATACAGCCGTTTCAGAATATGGATATCATAGGGTTTTCCAAGCGTCCCTTCTTCAGCATATCCATAATCAGTCCGCATAACCTGCCTCTTCGACTTTCTGCAACCGGAAGGTGCCTGCGTAATAGCCGCCGGAGGCCATCAGCTGGTCATGCGTTCCGGATTCCACGATACGCCCCTCGGACAGGGTGATAATGGTATCGGCAAAGCATACGGCAGACAGCCGGTGAGAGGCCAGAATGATGGTTTTATCGCGGTTCATGGCCTGAATGGCTCTGATGATGCGGCTGCCGGTTTCCGTATCCACCTGACTGACGGGATCATCCAGAATCAGTATCG
This region includes:
- the menA gene encoding 1,4-dihydroxy-2-naphthoate octaprenyltransferase: MEANLKLKIRAWIQAGRPPFYIATFIPLAIGWILGKQQCGSWHPERFFFIALGSFLIHLATNLANDVFDHLQGTDDGDSIGGSRVIQEGALSFTAVKNAMIGCYASACLIGLYAMSVWNLWGLLPLMAVALFSSIFYVAPPVRYGYHGLGEVSVAVNMGPVMVLGTSWVISENPSWLPVIVSIPVGLMVASILYYQSLPDMKTDAAAGKRTLAVRLGKKWACRGLIFQWIAVYGSIILLTASGTVSRISLISLATLPLLIKITRLIRQTHDWVELDTHGKYVRILYLINGLIIIAGLLKKQL
- a CDS encoding formate--tetrahydrofolate ligase, giving the protein MAYNALEMEDWQISEAAEEHMPMPDEWRDRLGLEKDEILPMGRLCKLDFMKIINRLKDKPNGKYIEVTAVTPTPLGEGKSTTSIGLIEGLGKRGMNVGGALRQPSGGPTMNVKGTAAGGGNALLIPMTDFSLGLTNDMNDIMNAHNLAMVAMTARMQHERNYNDEQLQRLTGMRRLNIDPTRVEMGWVIDYCAQALRNVVIGIGGRYDGFTMQSRFDIAPASECMAILAVAKDLADLRKRLDEITVAFDKSGNPVTTGDLEVGGAMTAWMRKTINPTLMSTVEYQPCMVHAGPFANIAIGQSSIIADRIGLKMHDYHVTESGFAADIGFEKFWNVKCRLSGLTPNVSVLTTTIRALKMHGGGPAVVSGLALPEAYVREDLGLLEKGLENMIHHIHTIRKSGINPVVCINCFHTDTPDEIRLVKDAAESAGARCAKSTHWEHGGDGALELADAVIDACNDGNDFKFLYPKEMKLRDRVQLIAREIYGADGVSWSPDAEAKARSLESDSRYDDYATLMVKTHLSLSHNPKLKGVPKGWILPIRDVLVYSGARFLCPCTWDISLMPGTGSNPAFRRVDVNTETGKVTGLF
- a CDS encoding ABC transporter ATP-binding protein, whose translation is MRTDYGYAEEGTLGKPYDIHILKRLYPFSRPYRRWIFYAIAIVMCMTLLDLALPYLTKIAIDRYIVPRSQIGQIGSPGSTDAEVRRLVVDLNDASIRSVVEKYPALFQTDGATASILFRQLPALSREDTARLRAPDLSGLAMTAAVFLGIVLLNFGLNFIQVVMMEYAGQNMLHELRVRLFTHIQDQPMSFFTRHPVGRLVTRVTSDVQNMHELFTSVIVFVFKDLFLLIGIAAVLIGLNWKLALVSFSVLPLVGWASVYFARHSRDVFRILRVKIAEINTRFSESIGGLKVIQLFMQENRNRRNFNRLNHDCFLAGMRQIRLFAVLMPVIEILGSTVLALIIFYGGTSVLSDQISLGALVAFISYMKMFFRPIRDISEKYNIMQNAMASAERIFMMFDAQEGAVVVSNAPDAPPGLITDIRFENVTFGYTPDEPVLKSVTFSMKKGDTVAIVGSTGSGKTTIINLMARFYEPDSGRILINGQDISAMHPSAVRSLMALVTQDPVLFSGTIRNNILKGNCQVSDLKMKEILTAASCDALIDRLPEGLDTVLSEGGASISSGERQLISIARAFACDPELIILDEATSYIDSETEQTIQTAMANLMNHRTALVVAHRLSTVRHADTILVLNHGTIVESGTHDELMDRKGFYYELHQVWGGRGQRSERVGHKQ